ttaaatatattccGCAAGTAAActttttaatgtttttcCCTTTTCTACATTGTATATGCTTATGAGTTCTACTACGAATCCAAAGGTTACGTGGCTCGATACGTAGTTATACAGGTTCAGTGACTTGTAAAACAGGTATGAATCCACTCCGTTATAGGTTCTCGCGTTATTGCAGATTACTTCCAATGACTCCTTCAGGTGAAACACAGATGTGTACCTACTTTCCTTACTTTTGTTCATTATATCCAATAGGCATATCGgattttgtattttttcGTAATAATCTGACAAATACTGCTTGTTTGGCAACTCATTGAATTCGACATAATTTTTTCCTTCTATCACTCCTTCAACTATCTCAAATATTACTCTGTTTAGTATACTAAACTTCTTTTCGTTATCCTTCACTACTAACTTCAACATTTCCTTATCGACAAATACTTCCACATCACTACTCTTTTTCTTACCTATCTGCGTATAATCTTCCACTGAATCTTCACCAGTTATATTCTTCAGACACTCAACTGGGTAATTAATGTTCAGATTCGTGATAATATGGTTAATGTTAacttcattattaattgtgttaatatAACTTCTAGAGCACTGTGCCGTCACTTCTCCGctatacacattataatcattgtatatattaagCCAAATCTCATTTTCTATCGACAATTTTTTCTTTTCTTCCTCTACTTTAATTGTTAGGTTGGGTTGGTTATTTAATTCTAATTACCAGATAACCAATTAagttaaaactaaataaaaaaataaaaatgacagtttaataaaaattataaacaaatgttaattaattgGTGGAAATAACCAAAAACTCGTACATAACAATTACCTGAGatgtgtaattttttatttgaCGTTATTGACTTAAACAGAAATGGCGGAAGCACTCTCTGCTTAATTAGCGCCAGTGGGTTCATGATGAAATTTCTATAACTTACTAAATCAAACACTTTAGAATCACTTTCGTTACGCTTcaatacattatttaagaGTGGAACAGTGTCTATTATGTGATCGTTATGATCCACATCATCACTTTTCTCCTTGTACTCTTCGTTATTTACCATATCATGATCATTTTCCAGCAGTTTACCAGGTTTCTCGGATCCTTCAACTGTTTCACTGGGTTCATTACTTTgtaaatcattattttgGGAATAATTACTTTgtaaatcattattttgtgaataattattttgtgCATAATTATTCTGTgcataattattttgtgGATAACTATTTTGTCCATAACTGCTTTCATCTTTAGTGGAACTATTTCTTGAATTAATGTTATACTTAAATCTATATATGTTATCTTCAATTGTGTTTGGCGTAATTAGTCTCAACGTGATAACTTGATTTTTTTGTCCTATCCTATGTACTCTTGATTGTGCTTGAAGGTCGTTTTGTGGGTTCCAATCAGAGTCATATATTATCACTGTATCTGCACTCTGCAAATTAATCCCTAATAATCAATTATTATGAAATATTGTTTTATGATAGttatctttaattttacctaGTGACCCAGCTTTAGTTGACAGTATGAACACGAAGTACTGGCTGTCTGGTTCATTAAACAGATTTATTCTCTCTAGTCTCTTTTCACTACTCAAATTTCCATCCAAtctcaaatatttataaccTCTATAATTCAAATATACctacaaaattttattcacccaattattcatatttacCTAGTAACTGTATGTGGTATCAATTTACTCTATCAGgctattaatttattctatCAAAGATTAAACTATTGTCTCAGtagtgaataatttattacttcTAAAATGTCTAAAAGTGAAGTCATTTGGCTAAAAATCAACACTCGGTGGTTTACGTAATACAGACGAGACAGTATCATGTCCAGTATACACATCTTTCCACtactattaattatcaaatcattgcctaaaacaaatttaaaacaaatttaaaataaaatttaactaatagTCTAAATAGTTACCacaaaatttaactaataatCTAAACaatcttttaaataataataagaatACTTACAGGGAATAAAGTTGCTGTTGATGTACAGAAAGGGGTGATTACAGATTTTCCTTAGCTGTAAGAACTTGTTTTGTGTATCTTTCATGTGGAAGAACTCATATAATCTTGTTTGTATTCCACTCATTGGGCAGCTTATTATGTACTCATAACTGCTTGGCAGTTCGTCCAACACATCATTCTTCATCCTCTTCAAAACGTACGGTTTTAGCAACTAAACAgaattgtataaattactttCAACGATTATTCACTCTTACCTTGTTGAAATAGTCTTGATTGATCATCATACTATTGTTAATAGACAACTGAGGCTTTACAAAATTCAACAACAACCTCACTTCATTTATATTGTTCTGTAACAGTGTTCCTAAAGATTTGTGAATTCggtaataaattttaatatttatccCACTATAAACCAATAAAATTACCGGTCAACAACAATCTGCGTTTTGATATGAAGAggttatttaatattttaaataactttGAATTTTCACTCTTGAATTTGTGGACCTCGTCTATAATCAAGTATTCCCAGCATATTTTCTTCAAAAAATTCTTATCTCTCAGCACAAACGTTTCACTGGTCAACAGTACATCGAAATTCAACTTGTTTCCGCTGTACCATTTCATTCTCAAATTTTTACGGAACTCTCTACAATCAggttaatataaattaaataaagtCTGTGGATAATCAGAATTCTAATAGctatatatacaattaaatGTAAACTTTATTGAggttagtgtgtaaaaactAACTTGGATCCTTCGTAAACgcataatttaaatgatgGATACCACAACTCGAACTCCGTTTTCCAGTTACTATGCAGTGTCGACAATGGAGCTATTACTATGTGATTACCGCTTATTCCCTGgaaattattcataaataaataattaaaaatataattaatatcaCAATTGATATTTGTGATTTACCTTATTTTCTTTAAGGTATATTAGTAATGCAATGGTTTGTATTGTTTTCCCTAGTCCCATTTCATCTGCCAAGATGCCgtttagtttattattgtaCAGAGATACCAGCCAGTCCAGGCCGTATAGTTGATAGTTTCTCAACTTTCCAATTAGTGCGTTTGggatattattaaatatgttCTCCCTTATAATATACTCTACAGTTTCCACTTGCGGTAAAAGCTCCTCTTTTTTATTGGGTTCTTCCCCCAAAGAGTCTTTTGTTCTGTCCTCAATACCATCTACACTGCTAGCTTCCAGTGCGTTAGGCTCACTCGGTTCTGGTTCGGACTCTATATACTTGTTTACATACTTATTTGatagaattattaattttcttttcaTCTTGGAGTGGTCTTTATAGAACTggttatttattttaatatgttCTAAAAAGTACTTCTTGTTGACTGTGTTACCAGTGCTACTTAGGGATTCCGTTCGGGTTGTATGTGAAGATGTGCTCGAGTGGCCTTCACTAAATGAGCCGCGAAAGGGACCATTGTTCCGTTTATACAATGGGTTTATTAGTTTAGTAAGGCTCAATATGGATCTAACGTTCTTTTGTAACAAAAGTAGGTTTATTTTCTTTtccaattttaatacttcAATCAACAACTTATTATAGTCATATGTATAATCATGTGTTTCTGTGTTATTTGTGCTAGTATCACTATATGTTGTTTCATTACTCGTTTGGGTATTGTTTATACTCCTTGCATGATTGTCGTTGAGTAAGTCTGTTGAGTTGTTTGTTTCATCTGTTTCATCAGTATTATTGGGGGCGGTAATTTTGTACATTGTTAAAAGGTTTTTCAGTCCTATATCTTTGAACAACTGTTCGAAtttttggataatttgcttattattgttattgttATATTGTATTATGTGTTGTGTCATAGTTTTAACATTTGTGATTGCCCCTAGAAAAAACGAGAGTTTATTTTGCTCCAGGTTATCTTTATAGTCTATCCAAAAGTGACCAGGCCCCcaaaattgattttttcTATGAAAAACATCACTCACATCAACGATGTCTACACTTTCACCGTTACTAGTCAGATTTTGATTATCATCCGAAGTTGACATATCTGAACTCGGGTCATTGGATGGGTACTCATAATCGACTGTACACTTGGGGTTACATCTTGACAAAAGTTGTTTGGGTATCTTCTTACATTTTGATATATATTTGGTGTACGCCTCAATTTGGCTCAAAAGTGTTTTAAATTGTAAAGGAGTGAATGGATTCTGTCCCTTTCCTGACAAACTGTTCCATTCTCCTTGGTTATCTCCTCTAATTGCTCTAAGTCTGTTTAGAGAACACAACAAGCGGTGATATCTTACATCTTGGTAATCCACTCCCGAATTACTCAATTTATATAAGCTGTATACTACAtcattataattattaaaatccATCTATCAGTTTAGGATTGGAATAATAAACATTAAACCCATTGATTATCCattacaatttattttaaaaaattaaaatgtacaaaataaaaaaatacatGCTGTAATATACTCAAATGACCTACACATTACACTACATGGAGAATCCGCCACTATATATGAATAAAACTAGagaaaaatattaaaccGATAGATTACAGATTGTATTTTGGCTTAAATTGTCTGTTAATTAAAGTTCGGGCATGATTGGTATGTCGaacattttaacatttgGCGCTTTTCCACCGTATCTCTGCTCGATTTGTGACGGCAACGCGACTTCGAGTAattttttggtatttttacCTATAAACAGTTAAATCCAGTTTTGAAACTACCTGATgatataacaattttttccTGGGTTATTTGGGGGATGACATTTTTGACTATATTCCACAACACCGATATTAGGTACGGAGCGTTGATAACATACAACTTGCTCAACCTAGCTCTGTAGTTTACCGACAATGACTTGGCAATTTGTTTTAGAAGACTAGCTGGTATGTTGAAGAGGTTGGTTCCGTCCAAGTCAATTATTACTTTCCACTGCTCAATTTGTCCGGGTATCAAGAGTTTTTCTATACAGAGCTCCAACACAAAATATATAGTTTTGAGGATATGCTCATGCTGGGAAGTTTGCATGTTACTACAccttataattataatggGCCTCATACACTTGTCGCGGCCATGAATATACACGAATCCCTTTGCCTAGAAATCATGATAACAAGTTATACTAATAAGATATTGGGTAAACTAAAGCATATATATGAGAACAAGTGGACTATTGAATCGTGTATTTTATCTTACCAGGTCAGATTCTATATCAACTCTTTTAATTGGGAGTGTAGATTTGCGCCATTTAAGGTGATTGTACATATCGTTTAGAACGttagaataattatatCCATTGCTTATTAAATAACGCAGAATATAACCATCGTTTCCGAAAACGGTATTTTTAAAGCGTCGTTGGTAGGATTCTACTGCAGAGTTTGATTCTAGTTGGGGGCCATCTAGACGCTGAGTTgcgaaaattttaaagtttcgAATATGCTCGTTTTCAAAATCCGAAAAATCAACGttactaaatataaatctAACTTTTGTACCGCCCTTTGACGtctatatataaaattagtcATATGTATAGTGgttgttaattttttgcaaaatatttaaacatctgatttaaattcaaaattataataattttaattaaaagtATATTAGATATATGCTTAAAAAATTACCGATTGAATCACATCTGGAGTAGGTTTGAACTTTTTTACATACTCTGGTATAAATATGGAATCTAATATAGGATCGTCATATTCGTGATTTTTTTTCGATTCCAATAAATCTACAGATGTAACTaccattttaaaattataaatataggtttaacaaaataaatggAATTACATTCAACTGCACCATATTGGTTTAGTACATTTCATATTGTGTTGTTTATACATTAAATCAAATTCacttttaattaaaatatctgcactttttcaattattttttaaaaactattttcaaattcagTTACTTTTTAACCATCTTTGTACCTTTAATATCTCACCAATTACGTCTCCATTGGGccattttatataatgtaCAAGTTATTTCAAAAACATTTCACAcgattaaaatatttagttGTTTCTCAACGTATAGTTTCTATAGTCTGGATATATCACCTGTGATTCCATCAATTTTTTTACTCGCTGattttcaaaaaaataTCCATttctatttatttttatatttatataaattaaataatttattacatattaattattaatatttgcTCTCTAATAATCTTAGTTTTACTGTcaatttgattattttcgataaactgtttaaatataaatttacaaattttaattaacgtttttctttataatttcttacatatttttattctatatcattttaaacCAAATATTTGGTTAATTAGAAGCGGTTTCGTAGTGTAGTGGCTATCACCATGGACTCTGAATCCATTAACCCGGGTTCGAATCCCGGCGAAACCTTTTTCTGACCCAGTCAACTATTTTACCttataattatgtttaaTCATTCTCAATTAAACTGTAGTATTAAATGTTCAATACTAGTACTTAATTACAGTATTACTGATATTAagtaatttacacatatggaaatttatgaatttaaattcatttttataaaaaattataatgtatgaaaataaaataattcttgaaagttaaaaaattatcataaattacaaatatCCATCTGGATATCTCCACCTTTTCATCAATTCTTTATAACTAAACATTATCAAGTTATATATAGTGTTAACATtagaaaatatttattataattatatgtaaTTCTAAAAATGAACTTGAAAGGCTTAGGTTTGAGGCCGTTTTGTACTCTACAGGAATTTTCAGCCATTTGTAACCATCCCATTAACATCCTTCTATTATCCACTCTAAACatagttaaatttgtattaaatattaatttttactttGGAGGAAAATTAGCTAGAAATTGTGTATAACATTTATTTGTACAAAGGTCAGGAAttgatttataaaaaacttCCAAACTTTTTTTTTGTTGTTCGGTAGGATTCTCATCAGCATAAGCACCAAACATCCATAACTAAAACATTTTCAATATGAAAAAACATTACTAGTATCCACTGTGAGCTGCAAGGATCGATGgctttattattatccacTGCTTCCAAACATTCCTCAAAAGTATACTTCTTTgccattattttattttcatccCTTTACTATTTAAAGAAATAGTCGACATAACGCCATATAATACATTCTACACATCTTATTCACTCCCCAtcagttacacattttattgatatttATCTATGCTTCTTTACAATAGATTCTTATTAAGCAAATTTGAGCCTGAtgttgtaaaaattaatttttctaagACCATTTTAAACAACATTCTATCAAACTCAATAGGTAATTGTTCCTTCCTTTATTTAgtcattttattttttatcatttccCTATAGAATAAGTTATATTTCACAAACTACACTGTTTTCAGGAAATCCAACTACAAGAGATGAAATAATTCATTATAAAAGAGCCCGAAAGTTGAATAAACTGTCGCctcttatttttaacagATATAAACCTAAGGTTAAGCTATTGGCGTCCACTCTGAGTTCTGATTCCTTTCCTCGAAACCAGATTCCTGAGgttttagatttatttattaactttttaTTTAGATTTGCATATTCGGTGCTTCTAAGTCTGGCAAATCTAGCCTTTTGAATGccattttaaacaaaccaaatttatcaaaagtTCAATTCAAGACTAACAAATTACACTTCTTTCAGGTACGATTTTCtcttttatttatttcactTTCTTATTCCTAATCTAGGTTGGAGGAAGTAATGGTATTGTGATGTTGGTTGATATGCCAAACTGTATTAAACAGAACAAACCCGACGAGAATTTAAAGAATGAGAAGATATTGGAAATTTGCTTAAATTACTTAAAGTACCGAGAAAACTTGGTATTGACCATTATCATAATCGACTCGTGAGTATTTTCATATTaacttttatttttagtttaaaagGGATCACTAGTGAGgatctacacattataaaCTTCTGCAACCATAACCGATTAAACTTTTTAGTTGTCTTAAACAAGTCTGACTTATTCAAACCTGTAGAACTAACTAAGAAAATACAAACGATGGAAACTCAACTAAACTCGTTTAAATACAAGATAAATAACATTGTCCCAGTATCCTCAACTAAACTCCAAAATATTAACCAATTACATCAAATTTTGACTGATTTCATAAATAACACCAAGAGCAACACCGACTCCCAAATCGCCACTCCCAAAGGCACTCGGCTCCCTAAAATTAAGAACATTAACACTCCTACTAATAACTTGTTGGATCAAGCCAATTCCgttgaaaatgatttgGTACCTAGTAAAGAAGATGACGGTTTTCCCAATGAGATGTGTGTCAACACTCAAATCAAACCTATCAACTTGCCTAATAACGACAACGTATTCATTAAATTGAACATAAATATCAACGATTTGGTCAAGGCCAGTGATGATTCCATTTCCAATACCAGTAGTTTAGTGACTTCTACCAGTCCTTCACCTGCCAGTGAAGTGGATGAAATGAAGTCTTTATTTGATGCCAAGTGTATGAATGCCTTAACTACCAAGTATAGagtaaacaaattaaaactgAACACGAGTTATAAGAGAATATTCAAGCTATACAGGTCAAAACAACtttaagtttaata
The Theileria parva strain Muguga chromosome 3 map unlocalized ctg_530, whole genome shotgun sequence DNA segment above includes these coding regions:
- the Smarca2 gene encoding SNF2 family protein, which codes for MSTSDDNQNLTSNGESVDIVDVSDVFHRKNQFWGPGHFWIDYKDNLEQNKLSFFLGAITNVKTMTQHIIQYNNNNNKQIIQKFEQLFKDIGLKNLLTMYKITAPNNTDETDETNNSTDLLNDNHARSINNTQTSNETTYSDTSTNNTETHDYTYDYNKLLIEVLKLEKKINLLLLQKNVRSILSLTKLINPLYKRNNGPFRGSFSEGHSSTSSHTTRTESLSSTGNTVNKKYFLEHIKINNQFYKDHSKMKRKLIILSNKYVNKYIESEPEPSEPNALEASSVDGIEDRTKDSLGEEPNKKEELLPQVETVEYIIRENIFNNIPNALIGKLRNYQLYGLDWLVSLYNNKLNGILADEMGLGKTIQTIALLIYLKENKGISGNHIVIAPLSTLHSNWKTEFELWYPSFKLCVYEGSKEFRKNLRMKWYSGNKLNFDVLLTSETFVLRDKNFLKKICWEYLIIDEVHKFKSENSKLFKILNNLFISKRRLLLTGTLLQNNINEVRLLLNFVKPQLSINNSMMINQDYFNKLLKPYVLKRMKNDVLDELPSSYEYIISCPMSGIQTRLYEFFHMKDTQNKFLQLRKICNHPFLYINSNFIPCNDLIINSSGKMCILDMILSRLYYVNHRVLIFSQMTSLLDILEVYLNYRGYKYLRLDGNLSSEKRLERINLFNEPDSQYFVFILSTKAGSLGINLQSADTVIIYDSDWNPQNDLQAQSRVHRIGQKNQVITLRLITPNTIEDNIYRFKYNINSRNSSTKDESSYGQNSYPQNNYAQNNYAQNNYSQNNDLQSNYSQNNDLQSNEPSETVEGSEKPGKLLENDHDMVNNEEYKEKSDDVDHNDHIIDTVPLLNNVLKRNESDSKVFDLVSYRNFIMNPLALIKQRVLPPFLFKSITSNKKLHISEEEKKKLSIENEIWLNIYNDYNVYSGEVTAQCSRSYINTINNEVNINHIITNLNINYPVECLKNITGEDSVEDYTQIGKKKSSDVEVFVDKEMLKLVVKDNEKKFSILNRVIFEIVEGVIEGKNYVEFNELPNKQYLSDYYEKIQNPICLLDIMNKSKESRYTSVFHLKESLEVICNNARTYNGVDSYLFYKSLNLYNYVSSHVTFGFVVELISIYNVEKGKTLKSLLAEYI
- a CDS encoding CRAL/TRIO domain protein; this encodes MVVTSVDLLESKKNHEYDDPILDSIFIPEYVKKFKPTPDVIQSTSKGGTKVRFIFSNVDFSDFENEHIRNFKIFATQRLDGPQLESNSAVESYQRRFKNTVFGNDGYILRYLISNGYNYSNVLNDMYNHLKWRKSTLPIKRVDIESDLAKGFVYIHGRDKCMRPIIIIRCSNMQTSQHEHILKTIYFVLELCIEKLLIPGQIEQWKVIIDLDGTNLFNIPASLLKQIAKSLSVNYRARLSKLYVINAPYLISVLWNIVKNVIPQITQEKIVISSGKNTKKLLEVALPSQIEQRYGGKAPNVKMFDIPIMPEL
- a CDS encoding Erv1 / Alr family protein, whose amino-acid sequence is MAKKYTFEECLEAVDNNKAIDPCSSQWILLWMFGAYADENPTEQQKKSLEVFYKSIPDLCTNKCYTQFLANFPPKVDNRRMLMGWLQMAENSCRVQNGLKPKPFNYKELMKRWRYPDGYL
- the engB gene encoding 50S ribosome-binding GTPase family protein — its product is MLLYNRFLLSKFEPDVVKINFSKTILNNILSNSIGNPTTRDEIIHYKRARKLNKLSPLIFNRYKPKVKLLASTLSSDSFPRNQIPEICIFGASKSGKSSLLNAILNKPNLSKVQFKTNKLHFFQVGGSNGIVMLVDMPNCIKQNKPDENLKNEKILEICLNYLKYRENLVLTIIIIDSLKGITSEDLHIINFCNHNRLNFLVVLNKSDLFKPVELTKKIQTMETQLNSFKYKINNIVPVSSTKLQNINQLHQILTDFINNTKSNTDSQIATPKGTRLPKIKNINTPTNNLLDQANSVENDLVPSKEDDGFPNEMCVNTQIKPINLPNNDNVFIKLNININDLVKASDDSISNTSSLVTSTSPSPASEVDEMKSLFDAKCMNALTTKYRVNKLKLNTSYKRIFKLYRSKQL